A segment of the Marinobacter arenosus genome:
ATACGTCCTGGACGATGAGCGGATTATTGCCGCCCATTTCCAGCGCCAGAATTTTTTCAGGCTGGCCGCCAAACTGTTCGTGCAGCAGGTGGCCAACGGTGGAACTGCCGGTAAAGAACAGCCCGTCGATCATCGGGTGGCTCGCCAGGGATTTCCCGGTACTCGACGCCCCCTGGACCAGGTTGACCACGCCATCGGGCACACCCGCCTTTTCCCATAGCTTGACCGTCATTTCCGCCACCCCGGGGGTCAGCTCACTGGGCTTGAAGACGACGGTATTACCCGCCAGCAGGGCAGGCACAATGTGTCCGTTCGGCAGATGCCCGGGGAAGTTGTAGGGGCCAAATACCGCCACCACCCCGTGCGGGCGGTGTCTGAGCACCGCGTGGCCACCAGCAACGTCGGATTCTGAATGCCCGGTACGGTCATTGTAGGCTTTCACGGAGATCGCGATTTTGCCAATCATGGCGGCTACTTCCGTGCGCGACTCCCAGAGCGGCTTACCGGTCTCCAGACCAATCTGATGGGCCAGCTCCTCTTTGTGGCTCTCCAACTGGGCACCGAACGCTTCGACCACAGCCTGGCGCTCCGCAAAGCTTTTCCGACGCCATTTCAGGAAGGCTTTTCTGGCCTCACGGACGGCGGCGTCAACATCTTCAAGATTGGCACCGTTGCCATCCCAGACGGTTTCTCCGGTAACGGGCTGAATCGACTCAAACGAGGCACCATGACCCTGAAGCCATAATCCATCTATGAAAAGTTCGCCTGTCAGGTTTGCCATATCAAAGCACCTCCCGGTACTGGAATTCGGTAGATTGGAAATACGGCGACGCGCTGTGAAATCAGCTCTTCGAGGAACGGCTTCGGTGTTCCCGGATCCTGTCGTCC
Coding sequences within it:
- the astD gene encoding succinylglutamate-semialdehyde dehydrogenase is translated as MANLTGELFIDGLWLQGHGASFESIQPVTGETVWDGNGANLEDVDAAVREARKAFLKWRRKSFAERQAVVEAFGAQLESHKEELAHQIGLETGKPLWESRTEVAAMIGKIAISVKAYNDRTGHSESDVAGGHAVLRHRPHGVVAVFGPYNFPGHLPNGHIVPALLAGNTVVFKPSELTPGVAEMTVKLWEKAGVPDGVVNLVQGASSTGKSLASHPMIDGLFFTGSSTVGHLLHEQFGGQPEKILALEMGGNNPLIVQDVSDIDGAVHHALQSAFLSAGQRCTCARRLLVPKGKKGDEFLNRLAELSGRIQVGEFDADPQPFMGSVISSEAAEKLLAAQASMLEKGAKSLLEMKQIKPDTGLLSPGIVDATGLDLSDDEFFGPLLTVYRYKSFDEALELANDTRYGLSAGILTDDRKLYERLADEVRAGIVNWNRPLTGASSAAPFGGVGASGNHRPSAYYAADYCAWPMASLEARKSEVPESLAPGLNFDK